The nucleotide sequence taacaaaaaaaatctaaagGCAGAGGGTGAAAAAATCGTAATATGTTACAATAATTATCATAAAGGATGATTTATGTAATTTTCGCCATAGTTTAAGGATGAAACTTGCGAATTAATATTAATGTAAACATGAAAGTTGTAATTTATAGCAATTGAATTGAATATGATTTTACCAACAGAAAGATTTTAATGAGTTCGTCTGTGTAGTAGTCAGGATCAGTTTCTTGTAGCTGGAAGAGCACTTCAATCATGGTGTTTTTCTTCTTGTTCACAGCTTCAACACCCTTCACTTCTCGAAGTTCATCAATCAACCCTTGAAAGAATGTGTTTCTTTTTTTCTGCAACGCAATCATCTTATTCTCTACTCCTCTTATACCTAACCAACTCAAAATCGGCAAGTGATCCTCCAAATTTAAAATATCCCCCACCTGAAACATCTCCTTCACTATCTCTTGAAACTGTTTACGTTTCTCCTCTAAATCACGGCCGAATTCGAAATACATTTCCCCAGAGATCATCCTTATCAACATGTTAAACGTCAAATAGTGGAATGTAGAGTTTAAGTTCACCGGTGATGAACATTCACGGATCAACTTTTGTACAAGGAGTCTCCCTTCGTAGGCACGTATATCATGGAACTCGTTAAGGCGGTGAGATGAGAAGATCTCGATGGTTGAGATTCGGCGAAGGTTGCGCCAGTGGTTGCCATATGGCGCCCAACTTAGGTTGATGTAGTTAGAAGCAAGAATTTTGCCGTATAGCCATCGAGGGCGGTTGGCAAAGATAATGTCATTTTTTGTCAGACATTCTTCGGTTGCCGAAGGCGAGGAGACCAAAAGTACGCGGTGGGATCCGAAGCAGAGATAGAGGATTGGACCGTGTTTGGCAGAGATTGAGGCAAGGGATCTGTAGAGGGGTTTGTTTAAGAGGTAAAGGTGGCCGATTATGGGTAGGGTTGGGAAAATAGTCGGTGGGAGGTTGGCGGCTTTGCGGAAGAAATGGACGACGAAAATAAATAAAGTCACAAGTAGAACGATGATAATAAACAAATGATCCATGCCGATGCAATGATGGATATGCAATCGGTTATGGAGTAATAAGTATAAACCCACTATCTCAAGGAATACAACCTGCATACAACAATAGGTGGATATGGTTTATTGTAATTATCTTTATGTTGATTAAGAAAGGTTTAACTTACTCTCCTAAAATTTGCTTGATGAGTTTTTTTATTACACCTCATTGTAAACATCACTCTTGTCAAACCAAAATTTAAGAGTTTTGCGTTGTAATTGTCGTCCATTAATGATTCCCATCCGATTTGTGTAGCTTAAAAAggtattaattaataaaattattAACTACCTGTCAAGTAATTTAAATATGCTCATTAGGAAGGAAATATTTGTTGGTGTCGCATGGAAAATACTACCCTTTTTATGACAAACTGAATGGAAACGTATACATGTTTCCTAGTAGAAATAGCATTTAATAGTAGGCTGTAAAGTAAAGTGAAAAAAATATACCAATGTGTAGTAAAGTGAAAAAAAATATCATTTTTTAAAGGTTAATTTTATATCCTTAAATTTTATATACCAATGTCTCACAGTTGATagtaaagtaaaaaaaaaaaaaatcagttcATTAAAGATTAATTTTATATTCTTACAGTTGGTAgtcaagtaaaaaaaaatcagttCTTTAAAGAttaattttagagtaaaatgcccgTTGTTTGtcgaaatttcacctttagtccccaactttttaaaattacattcttgctccatgtggtttgatcagttgttactcggatagtccctgaagtgGATGGAGgatagttttctcagttaagtaggtatgaaattacaaaaatacccttatcATTAAAAACTGTTGACTTCATCTTCATATCATCATCTCCAATCCGCCACCTACTCAATCCACCTGTGTAGTTTTAACCCCCATCTTCTTCTTGGTTTAAGATATTTTAACCCCATCTCATTCTTGATTTAAAGTTTGCAACTTCATCGTTGATGATGCCACCGGCCATCTTCGATTTTCTTCACCTGCCATCTTCTTCAACAAAACAACCCCACAACACTATTTCTTGAAACCACTGCCCCTATGACCACCACAACATCATTTCTTGAAAACCCCATCGCCGGACTGCAACCGCCCCTTACGGACCAAGACAACGATGGTGAAACCCTGGTCGCCGTACAACAGCGACTTTGTGGTCTGAATCGGAGACAGATCAACTCCGGCAATATCATTTTTTCCATGGAATAGGCCTGTCTCTCTCTGTAGATCTCGTTTTCTGGTGATATCATTTTTTCCGCTTACATGTGTTCCCCTAAACTAGTGCAACTAGTGCCTGGTTTCTGGCACTATCGTTTATCCGGTTAATATTCAGATGCGTTTGTTCCAATGCTTCATCTAGAATATGAACATGGTTTCTGGTCGCAAATGGTGATTTAGGATTTAATATTTTATAAAGTAAACTGAGGTACATGTACTCAAAATCAAAACTTAGATTGGGGTTTCACTTGATCTGCTTTAAATAAATACATACACAAGTACCTTATTTTCCATCTCTTTTAAGGTTGTCACTGAGAAGCTGAAACAACCCAACAACAACTTCGATGGAAAATGAAGAGTTGACTTTTGTAGGAATGAAGTTAATGTCTTGAATGTTCTCAGATGGAACCAAATCGAATTCTCCTTTAAGAAATAGAGTTGTATAACCAGTTACCAGCGTGAAATCGGTTTTTATGTGCAGATGGTTTAAGTGGATGGGGACTGGGGATGAAGATGAAGTCAAGAGTTTTTAATGATAAGGGTAGTTTTGTAATTTCACGCCcatttaactgagaaaactaatcTCCATCcacttcagggactatccgagtaacaactgaTCAAACCATAGGGGGCAAGagtgtaattttaaaaagttgagGACAAAAGGTGAAAttttaacaaaccacagggactatacGAGCATTTTAGTCTTAATTTTATATTcctaaaatttaaataaaaatcacTATATTAGTTTTCATTAGTATAATATATTTAACTTGTTTAATAGATTATTTGAATCCGACACTTAATATTATTAAGCTATTGTTATCGACTAGCGGGACTATCAACTCTCGTAACAGGTCGGTACCGACATTAAGTATAGCAACTAAAAGAGATATGCCCAAGAGGATACCGACACATGTTTGAAATTGGTAGAAAACCATTAAAATGAATACCGGTATCGATGTTGTTCTAGCAGTATTAATTCGTTTCATCATGGTAACGTTTCCATACAGGCGCTCACTATAGTTTATGATATAAAAAATACTCTATAACAaaactccgtttttaatgaaatttataccaCCATGTCGAGAGAACAATAAAAACTTATATCGAATCGTAAATAAAATAAGCACGACACAATGGTATATTCAGAATTCTATAAAATGTGATTTCGTATTACTAAATAACGAAAACGATAAACGTCCACACTTTATATAAAAGAAACTTGGTATCTATTTCTTTTAttgaaacataaataaaaataaacatgtcGCTAAAGTATGTTCGAAATTTTAAATTTTATGAAACGTTAAAGGTAAATGACAtcacttacatacatacatacatacatacatacatacatacatacatacatacatacatacatacatacatacatacatacatacatacatacatacatacatacatacatacatacatacatacatacatacatacatacatacatacatagag is from Helianthus annuus cultivar XRQ/B chromosome 9, HanXRQr2.0-SUNRISE, whole genome shotgun sequence and encodes:
- the LOC110876652 gene encoding cytochrome P450 81Q32, coding for MDHLFIIIVLLVTLFIFVVHFFRKAANLPPTIFPTLPIIGHLYLLNKPLYRSLASISAKHGPILYLCFGSHRVLLVSSPSATEECLTKNDIIFANRPRWLYGKILASNYINLSWAPYGNHWRNLRRISTIEIFSSHRLNEFHDIRAYEGRLLVQKLIRECSSPVNLNSTFHYLTFNMLIRMISGEMYFEFGRDLEEKRKQFQEIVKEMFQVGDILNLEDHLPILSWLGIRGVENKMIALQKKRNTFFQGLIDELREVKGVEAVNKKKNTMIEVLFQLQETDPDYYTDELIKIFLLNLLAAGTDGPVSTMEWAFSLLLNHSHVLKKAQYEIDTCVGKHRLVNESDIANLPYLCCIMNETLRLYPPTPLLLPHQSSEDCVVGGYHIPRGTILLINQWGIQHDPKLWCDPERFHPERFAGLEDAGERFKFMPFGFGRRVCPGDGLAMRMIGLTLGLLIQCFDWENISEDMVDMSEGLGLTMPKAQPLVVKCRPRSTAQNLASQS